A genomic region of Bacillus sp. 2205SS5-2 contains the following coding sequences:
- a CDS encoding DUF1189 domain-containing protein, with amino-acid sequence MNIFSQLFKSLYSPKDIAKVRFQGIGKTLLFVFFLSLLASIPIIISLTTLVNKTIDEGSAILEGDIPSFEIVNGSLKTDQTAPFSIVEDHFTFHIDPSSDSLNSVDQNSFIVGLVKNKMIIATEGNQQEIPYNQLSELEITNDSVLTYIDMFQSSLIIFLPIIYIIIYLFSSFITFIKVLLFAVIGLFIAKMLKRKLSYRQSFRLTAYANSLPIIFFLIMDLLKTTIPAGLLLNWLIITVMLYLTINEIPQSRSTKRYDSNP; translated from the coding sequence ATGAATATTTTTTCTCAACTTTTCAAAAGTCTATACTCACCAAAGGATATTGCAAAAGTTCGCTTTCAAGGTATTGGAAAAACACTTCTGTTTGTATTTTTCCTTTCTTTACTAGCTTCTATTCCAATAATCATTAGTTTAACGACACTAGTCAATAAAACCATTGATGAGGGAAGTGCAATTTTAGAAGGCGATATCCCTTCCTTTGAAATTGTAAACGGTTCATTAAAGACCGACCAAACCGCCCCCTTTTCTATTGTCGAAGATCACTTTACTTTTCATATTGACCCCTCTTCGGATTCCCTAAATTCGGTCGATCAAAACTCATTTATCGTCGGTTTAGTAAAGAATAAAATGATTATAGCTACCGAAGGAAATCAGCAGGAAATCCCTTATAATCAGTTAAGTGAGCTGGAAATTACGAATGATTCTGTTTTAACCTATATTGACATGTTTCAATCTTCCCTAATTATCTTCTTGCCGATTATTTATATCATTATATATCTATTTTCTTCCTTTATTACCTTTATTAAGGTGTTACTATTTGCTGTAATTGGACTTTTCATTGCCAAAATGCTGAAACGAAAATTATCGTATAGACAAAGTTTTCGTCTGACTGCTTATGCCAATTCCCTTCCAATTATTTTCTTTTTAATCATGGATTTATTGAAAACAACTATTCCTGCAGGTTTATTGCTTAATTGGCTTATTATCACAGTCATGCTGTATCTAACTATTAATGAAATTCCACAATCACGTTCTACAAAAAGGTATGACAGCAATCCATAA